The following is a genomic window from Armatimonadota bacterium.
GCCCTCACCGCTCCCCTGACGTCGGACCACCTCATCCGGACCAAGCCCCTGCCCCTGTGGGTGGATAGCCCGCAGTACGACGACCTCCACCAGCTCCGGGAGCAGCTCCGCCGGGCGGTCGCCGCCTACTGCGCCGAGTACGACGCCTACGTCGAGCGCCACGCGGCACGGCTGGCGCCGGGCGTCAACCGCTTCGATCCCCTGCCGCGGGTGGTGCTGCTGCCGGGGCTTGGAGCCTTCTGCGCGGGCCGGGATGCGGGCGCCGCCGACATCGTGCGCGACATTACCGCCCAGACGTTGGCGACCAAGGCGCAGATCGCCGCCATCGGGGACTACCAGGGCCTGGCAGAGGCCGAGTTGTTCGACATGGAGTACTGGAGCCTCCAGCACGCCAAGCTCCCTGCGGGCGAGCCGCCCCTGGGTCGCCAGATCGCGCTGGTCACGGGCGCGGCGGGGGCGATCGGCTGGGGCATCTGCAAGACCCTGATCGAGCACGGCTGCCACGTCGCCGCCACCGACATCTCCCAGGAAAACCTCGACCGCCTGGTGGGGGAACTGCGCCCCCTTGCCGGGGCGCACGGGGAGGTGGCACAGCCGCCCTCGCCTGTGATTGGCGTGCCGATGGACGTGACCGATCCCGCCTCGGTAGCGCAGGGGTTCGCGGGCGTCATCCGCGCGTGGGGCGGGGTGGACCTCGTCGTGCTTAACGCGGGCGTGGCGCTGGTATCATCCCTAGCCGAGATGGACATCGAGGCCTTCCGCCGCTTGCAGCGGGTCAACGTCGAGGGCACGCTCCTGGTGCTGGCGGAGGCGGCGCGGCACTTCGAACTCCAGGGCACGGGCGGAGATATCGTGCTGGTTTCGACCAAGAACGTGTTTGCCCCCGGCGCCAGGTTCGGCGCCTACAGCGCCACCAAGGCCGCCGCCCACCAGCTCGCGCGCATCGCCAGCCTGGAGCTGGCGGCGCTCGACGTGCGGGTGAACATGGTCGCGCCCGATGCGGTGTTCGCCGGGGGTGCGCACAAATCCGGGCTGTGGGCCGCGGTCGGTCCCGACCGCATGCGCGCTCGCGGCCTGGACCAGGCGGGCCTCGAGGAATACTATCGCAGCCGCAACCTGCTCAAAGCGCGCGTCACTGCCGAGCACGTCGGCCGCGCGGTGCTGTACTTCGCCACTCGTCAGACCCCTACTACCGGCGCGACCATCCCCGTGGACGGCGGTCTCCCCGACGCCACGCCGCACTGAGTGCCTGCAATCCCCAAATTGACGCGCGCCGTGCGCCGTGTCATCATGTTAGCGTAGGCGTTTCCTGTGCCCGCTCCCGTGCGGCCGACGCTTAGCGCGGCGCCCAGCACGCCATGCTGGCATCAGACGCAGTTCTACC
Proteins encoded in this region:
- a CDS encoding bifunctional aldolase/short-chain dehydrogenase codes for the protein MRNRWSEQEASEYVARCGAEYGEALALRTYSARLLGAEPGLVLHGGGNTSAKGVRSNALGEKIPAIFVKASGHDLATIEPEGHCPLDLGYLKRLRGLSELTDEAMVNELRSHMFDARAATPSVEALAHVFLSPKYIDHTHADAILALTNQIDGEERVREALGEDVILLPYVKPGFGLARAAVAAFEAQPGAYAMVWMHHGLVTWGETARESYDATIELVTRAEEYLARAAARPLIVSTPTDRSRRTDLATAQERVGKVAPVLRGLLAAPSGDADRPHRRIILRPLVSREALDFVDWDRGRAVALTAPLTSDHLIRTKPLPLWVDSPQYDDLHQLREQLRRAVAAYCAEYDAYVERHAARLAPGVNRFDPLPRVVLLPGLGAFCAGRDAGAADIVRDITAQTLATKAQIAAIGDYQGLAEAELFDMEYWSLQHAKLPAGEPPLGRQIALVTGAAGAIGWGICKTLIEHGCHVAATDISQENLDRLVGELRPLAGAHGEVAQPPSPVIGVPMDVTDPASVAQGFAGVIRAWGGVDLVVLNAGVALVSSLAEMDIEAFRRLQRVNVEGTLLVLAEAARHFELQGTGGDIVLVSTKNVFAPGARFGAYSATKAAAHQLARIASLELAALDVRVNMVAPDAVFAGGAHKSGLWAAVGPDRMRARGLDQAGLEEYYRSRNLLKARVTAEHVGRAVLYFATRQTPTTGATIPVDGGLPDATPH